The following DNA comes from Cylindrospermopsis curvispora GIHE-G1.
GCTAAAATTCTTGGAGTAATGGCTTTATGCACTGACGAAAAACGTTTTCCGTCAATCTTTTACCAACCGCGAACCGAACATGAAACGTGCCTAGAGGAGAGCGATCTCGCGTAGCGAGTGCTGCGCAATCTCCCGTAGGGAGTGCTGCGCGATCGCCCTTCAGTATGTTCAAGTTTTTCCCTTGAGAAGGAACTAGGGGGATAATCTCTAAGAGCGATCTCGCGTAGCGAGTGCTTCGCAATCGCCCGTAGGGAGTGCTTCGCAATCCCCCTCCAAATATCCCCAAAACTTTGAAATAACTGATTTATCCTTTGACGGAAAACGTTTACCGTCAAAGTTTTACCAAATGGGAACCGAACATGAAATGAGCCTGGATATGAATTCTGCTTCCTGTAGCAAAGCGATCTCCCGTAGGGAGTGCTTCGCAATCGCTCATAGGGGGAAGACGAACCCTAGGAAATTCGCAAGGGAAATGCTTCCGAACCAGGGTGCGAGGGCAGAATCCAACCCAGTATCTACCAGGTCGCAATACTTATTCCTTCTTACGAAGGTCAAGATGTAGCTGTAAAACAATCAAATACCTGTTTAGTTGTACAAGCAGTCGCAATACCTATTCCTTCTTACGAAGGTCGAGACATATTTCATATTAATTAGTCTTTTGCCAAATTACCCGAGGTCTATGCTACCATGTCCCACACAATTTTCCAGAACATACTGAAAGCGAATGATCTTTTGTCAACCTCCTACAATTCTACTAATCAGTAATCGCATTCATTAAAACTTCTGTTAAACTCATTTCTTCTAACTCATCTAAAGTCACAGTGTCACAAATATCAAATTTAGCTCCTACACTTTGTAACTGGTCATCGAGAGTTTTGAGAAATTTTGTAGCTTGCGGATCCCTACCTACTTGAATTAGAGAAATTGCTAATTCCTCATCTTTATCCATTTTGCGAGAGGCCTTAATAACTACTTCAAAAACTGCTTTCCGATCATCCGGTTCGCCATCAGTAATCACTAGAATGGTTTCACCATTCGGTTTGGCTTGACCAGATGCTTTACGTTGAAAATATTGATTAGTAGCATCTAAAAGCACTCCAGCTAAATTGGTTGTACCAACAGGATCATTTTCTTGAAATATTTGGGCAACCTTTGCTGCTGTCACATTTTCGTATCGTTTAAATCTACCGGAAAATACATAAACAGTAATACCATCTGGGTCAAATTCCTCACACTTTCTGGCTAGGGCTATGGTAGATTCTTGGGCTATTTCCCATCTGGTTTTTCCACCCCGTTGATCTCGAGTTGACATGCTCCCACTTTTATCAATGATTAGCGTATAGTCGCGATCGTTCAACATATTTTGCTCTAAATATTAGGTTACTCTTATTTTATCTGTTATCTAGCATTTTTGCGCAAGGTGAGGGTATCCTAATTCCCAGTTAGAAAAATGAGATAAATTTAAACAGTACATAGATATCCTTCGATGACAGAACAGGATGGAGGCATAACGGATATTAGCTATATTATAATAGTATTATGATTCTTTATTATGATGATTTATCGTCACTTTACGCATCAAAGGGTCAAGTACCATTACTGGGAGGTTGGGAACAATGGGGTTGTCAAGTGGGGATGTTTTTCCCTCCCTTGCATAGTTTACCTAGTCTTACCTCGCGTACTTAGCCCAACTCTCCTTTCTCATGGTATTTCAGGTAGTAAGTGGTGCCTCGCGATCTCCCGTCGGGAGTGTAATGCTATCTCGCGTAGCGAGTGCTGCGCAATCGCTCTTCTCTTTAGTATAAACTCCAGTTTTTAAAAACCTCCTAAGGGTATTCTGGTGCAGGTGATAGTTTATTCGAGTGCAGTAATATCAATACCCTTAGCTTTTAATTGTGATAGCAAGGTTTGATACTTTATTTGTTCCTGCTCTTTGAGAAGTCTTTCACGTTCTGCACGTTGAGTTTCTTGTTCTTTGAGAAATCTTTCTTGTTCTTTAAGCAATTTTTCACGTTCTGCACGTTGAGTTTCCTGCTCTTTGAGAAGTCTTTCACGTTCTGCACGTTGAGTTTCTTGTTCTTTAAGCAATTTTTCACGTTCTGCACGTTGAGTTTCCTGCTCTTTGAGAAGTCTTTCACGTTCTGTACGTTGAGTTTCCTGCTCTTTAAGCAATTTTTCACGTTCTGCACGTTGAGTTTCTTGTTCTGCATAATTACTCAATTCTACAGGACTAAGAAACTTACTCCCATCTGGATAATAGATGACTAATTCATCTTGGCTCATGTCAAATCTTATTTTCAATCTTGGACTAGTCCAAGTGGTAAAATTCTCAATCTCCTTAAATGAGTTATTTTCTCTAATGGATACTTCTAGACTAATCCTATCTGGATCATATACATAATACTCCTCCACTCCATATTCCAGATAAAAGAGCTTTTTTCTATCCATCTCAGTATTATTATTACTAGGAGATAAAATTTCAAACACCACCTGGGGAGGAATATTATCCTCCTCCCACTGTCGATAAGACCCCCGGTGACCCTTAGGTCTCCCAAACACCACCATGGTGTCAGGGGCTAGTTTAATTTTGTTACTACCCTCCACTGGATACCAAAATAAGTCCCCAGCCACAAACACATCTACATTAGACTTAAATAGTATTTCTAAATTTTCCTTAATTTTGACAATCCATGTAAATTGTCTAGTGTTATCCGCCATAGGTTTATTATCACTTTCTGGGTAGACAATTTTAGGCGTCTCCACACCCTGACTAATGTTAGATTCTATTACCCCCAGTTGAGTTTTTGATGGAATTTGCCTCACCATGTCTATACCTCCCACTTTGGTACTGACTAAATCAGTTTAATTTAATATAACATAGTTTGTCTAGGGATGTTGAGTTATTGAACTCAACTTACAATATCACAAAACTAGTCGGTTTTAAACCGACTTTCGCTTTGAGACCCAAAATTGATTCCCGGTCTCCCCAACAGACAGTCTCCAGGTTGCTAGTCCTTTGCGATCTCCCGTCGGGACTGCTGCGCAATCGCCCTCCAAATATCCCAAAACCTTTGAAATAACTGATTTATCCTTTGACGGAAGACGTTTACCGTCAATCTTTTACCAACCGGGAATCGAACATGAAACGTGCCTAGAGGAGAGCGATCTCCCGTAGGGAGTGCTGCGCAATCGCCCTAAAATCCCATCATCTATTCCTACAGCAATTTTCATGTAGTTAAACTCCAAAATAAGATAAGCTATAATAAGGGTAATAAACTAAAATAGAGTAGAAGTGCTGTCAAATTATATGCCAAAACCTTATTCAATAGATTTGCGTAATCGCGTGATTGTAGCATGGGTTGCTCGAGAGGGATCTCAACGCCAGTTGGCAGAAAGATTCAAGGTCAGCTTATCATTTGTGAGAAATTTAGTACGTCGTTATCGTGAAACTGGGCAAGTTGAGCCAAAGCAATGTGGAGGATATGAAAAGCCTATAATTGCAGGCGAATATTTAAACATGATCAAGTCTTGGCTGGATGAGAAAAATGATTTACTACTTTCAGAATTGTGCGATCGCCTGAGAGAAACGACGGGCACTAGTGTTAGTATCACAACCATGCATCGAGCCTTAGAAAAGTTGGGTCTACGTCATAAAAAAAAAGTCTAAATGCCAGTGAACAGGAGACTCCACGTGTTCAAGAATTAAGGCATGATTATCGTCGTTGGGTAGATACAGTTGATATTAGAAATTTAGTGTTTTTAGATGAATCGGGGATAAATTTAGGGATGTCAA
Coding sequences within:
- a CDS encoding Uma2 family endonuclease, producing the protein MVRQIPSKTQLGVIESNISQGVETPKIVYPESDNKPMADNTRQFTWIVKIKENLEILFKSNVDVFVAGDLFWYPVEGSNKIKLAPDTMVVFGRPKGHRGSYRQWEEDNIPPQVVFEILSPSNNNTEMDRKKLFYLEYGVEEYYVYDPDRISLEVSIRENNSFKEIENFTTWTSPRLKIRFDMSQDELVIYYPDGSKFLSPVELSNYAEQETQRAEREKLLKEQETQRTERERLLKEQETQRAEREKLLKEQETQRAERERLLKEQETQRAEREKLLKEQERFLKEQETQRAERERLLKEQEQIKYQTLLSQLKAKGIDITALE
- a CDS encoding vWA domain-containing protein, whose amino-acid sequence is MLNDRDYTLIIDKSGSMSTRDQRGGKTRWEIAQESTIALARKCEEFDPDGITVYVFSGRFKRYENVTAAKVAQIFQENDPVGTTNLAGVLLDATNQYFQRKASGQAKPNGETILVITDGEPDDRKAVFEVVIKASRKMDKDEELAISLIQVGRDPQATKFLKTLDDQLQSVGAKFDICDTVTLDELEEMSLTEVLMNAITD
- a CDS encoding helix-turn-helix domain-containing protein gives rise to the protein MPKPYSIDLRNRVIVAWVAREGSQRQLAERFKVSLSFVRNLVRRYRETGQVEPKQCGGYEKPIIAGEYLNMIKSWLDEKNDLLLSELCDRLRETTGTSVSITTMHRALEKLGLRHKKKV